One genomic region from Phragmites australis chromosome 1, lpPhrAust1.1, whole genome shotgun sequence encodes:
- the LOC133912054 gene encoding zinc finger CCCH domain-containing protein 2-like has product MMMMGEGVSVPPWSHLLVSGVDAGGAGDEMTPYLLATLRQYLPSNDIGVGAEDEEEAAAMAAAVDAYACDEFRMYEFKVRRCTRGRSHDWTECPFAHPGEKARRRDPRKYHYSGTACPDFRKGGCKRGDACEFAHGVFECWLHPARYRTQPCKDGTACRRRVCFFAHTPGQLRVLPPQQSSPRSAAASPLAESYDGSPLRRQAFESYLTKSIMSSSPTGTLMSPPRSPPSDSPPLSPDGAAAIRRGSWPGVGSPVSDVLASLRQLRLSKANSSPSGGWSGYPASTVAYGSPTAGGLYSLPCTPRATPTSMVTSGFMANFEPLDVGFSGDEEPVQRVESGRALRAKVFERLSREGAVSGDASAATSGVGGPDVGWVSDIIN; this is encoded by the coding sequence ATGATGATGATGGGTGAAGGTGTGAGCGTCCCGCCGTGGTCCCACCTCCTAGTGAGCGGCGTTGATGCTGGCGGCGCAGGCGACGAGATGACGCCGTACCTGCTCGCCACGCTGCGGCAGTACCTGCCGTCCAACGACATCGGCGTGGGCGCCGAAGacgaggaagaggcggcggcgatggccgcGGCCGTGGACGCGTACGCGTGCGACGAGTTCCGCATGTACGAGTTCAAGGTGCGGCGCTGCACGCGCGGCCGCAGCCACGACTGGACGGAGTGCCCCTTCGCGCACCCGGGGGAGAAGGCGCGCCGCCGCGACCCGCGCAAGTACCACTACTCCGGCACCGCGTGCCCGGACTTCCGCAAGGGAGGGTGCAAGCGCGGGGACGCCTGCGAGTTCGCGCACGGCGTCTTCGAGTGCTGGCTCCACCCGGCGCGCTACCGCACCCAGCCGTGCAAGGACGGCACCGCCTGCCGCCGACGCGTCTGCTTCTTCGCTCACACCCCTGGCCAGCTGCGCGTCCTCCCGCCGCAGCAGTCTAGCCCGAGGAGTGCCGCCGCCTCGCCACTAGCGGAGTCCTACGACGGCTCCCCGCTGCGGCGCCAGGCGTTCGAGAGCTACCTCACCAAGAGCATCATGTCCTCGTCGCCGACAGGCACCCTGATGTCGCCGCCCAGGTCTCCCCCGTCGGATTCTCCGCCATTGTCGCCGGACGGGGCGGCCGCCATACGCCGCGGTTCCTGGCCCGGCGTGGGGTCCCCCGTGAGCGACGTCCTCGCCTCGCTCCGTCAGCTCCGCCTCAGCAAGGCGAACTCGTCCCCGTCCGGCGGGTGGTCCGGCTACCCCGCCTCCACTGTCGCCTACGGATCGCCCACGGCTGGCGGGCTCTACAGCCTCCCATGCACCCCGAGGGCTACGCCGACAAGCATGGTCACCTCCGGCTTCATGGCCAACTTCGAGCCACTTGACGTCGGCTTTAGCGGTGACGAGGAGCCAGTCCAGAGGGTGGAGTCGGGGAGAGCCCTACGCGCGAAGGTGTTCGAGCGCCTGAGCAGGGAAGGCGCTGTCTCAGGCGACGCCAGCGCCGCCACTTCCGGGGTCGGAGGCCCCGACGTCGGATGGGTCTCCGATATCATCAACTGA